A genome region from Natranaerobius trueperi includes the following:
- a CDS encoding IPT/TIG domain-containing protein: protein MKKYLILTVILILVMTVSFSESSSVYADDKIEIKLQKNADSHLDTDGHEYILRIEGIEGSIRVYDSDDVEIDDTRPNDPFSRYKLSKEDINDSVIIYSEGERLAEIETDMPTINTMNPSPSEILAQDDDLKIDINNFDMLDQEKPEDNIDVDAEIRSNIDDYDIELYDFDTKGSNSFEINLKKDENDIDGFDNNSVDFKIESEYSNAFQIHDDLELEDVNITPNIGTTETFVRATSEDSLSGHSVFLQREDADIPEFSQDNRAEILDHGYDEDEEKYFLIFEVPNLETGNYYDVIITNEVGEEGDPSGEIFESIDLDENFLILEERHLGVIDRVEDDSGPHTGQDVTLQGNHLINLHPDDPFFDSGEPEVNIEDSTELVLNFEDFEDTYYRGKEVKKVKRVISGNINEEGFESKSTDRLRFNGAEYGTGNLDVRIPYYLVEEETTVNFRLDFETIITLEDDEGDKEEVELHEVVTKEDAYTIEPATFYPEIYEIYPDRIQVEETEEVGTYTPTEDELLFSVHGEDFFVTRFSDDEGNTVTRYPVIQLSTEDEEFILNPNTEDIEVDDGDNGDETDVNESTIEKIVNKSNTDLHFEVLNDDGEVVDGTDGNELGCKILVWIEDTEDIEYTISESAVGIAGDENHQDMTIYNPEEGTSFYPRSTTARDIINFIRDIDDDQEPSITNVEPDVITTEGGSEITIEGRHFQPGVRVFLDGEEMNNIELSGAGNEITFTAPPNRDGETQIQVMNPDGGIDTESFMYVETYTEPQITDISPKKGSQGDLVVMKGENFLSPVPMSGGEGRSSINYLLGTRVTFDGEDINDYNRDGRGNIELEPYKANEDLTKLLYQDENGRIQLADYYQSVVLQDNENNFYILESEQDGTISLHDGSGNSYEIEEHIESDDYLKKFNVSSAIHGEVRIALEESSSKDRVLILNDNDDYITELDVKTPYKTEDGEIIGDRVYVNHQGQISFNVSEEQPGYYDVGVENPDTSQYIVEDGFEYIYDPGANPVIHNIVPSEGSVDGGYDIVIEGEDFQYGTEVYIYGTKVPSENIDINPNETEINVDVPPFPGDLVGDYGVTRLSVSVIVSNTEIGGSDYKKDGFTYIIPRSNPQILDIAPGSGNAAGGEIVEIIGSDFRFYEPFEDEDRTGTWSEGEEFSDLNNSGRWDDFRDFSLNQLDNYLIHQFYIDHLDEDDIDEDKYTKDYTTNEWKDLDEVKYQDIVKETEKNLVNKFEDYLIYYNYMKEVESEDREYRDYTITEWLDILEDKDGAQGDEITQKELLNEAKENIDKDIEDELPDEVTEDITTKKFDELVKPVLPQVFFGRESAEIIDFEGGYLQVETPDHPAEEVRVQVLNNDGGITDPDFFIFEESDPTIEDLLPSVGHIDGRDRITLFGENFYPTEMDIYNEDLEVETKEMPMVRFGDITNRDIPIGEDNSGRIEGRRTTVELKGGLRVEYNAESEELTLSIEDDNTYEKTFPYSGGDKYIPVDLLQNSNNYDGFELIRVEVQDRRLFVERGYAPETEIVGDGEVDIYIPSYHTAEEALLQYINPDGGMDSIEFEYLRPDSNPVIDNITSQGEDPEISERDDEVIEVVKVDESGGHIISVEGEDLREGATVEISNIAKIQPEDIDYDAPDSLTFEMPEVMDEEGLHELRVINEDGGHASSVDAAPSIYIEVLSPDSNPGIFEVEPDLGPVFGGTHITIYGEEFLEGLRVFFDEEKVSVDNVDYIDDQTIEVTTPPGDTGETIISIENPDGAFSDPRGVFTYISAPDIMSIVDPDNTNDRINTISMEGDEEIKLQGDNFEEGTQVFFDPALTEEENGEELYIKEETYYLEDGNEAANVEYIDSKRLVVTTPEGKRDTSGVIVVNPDGGASAIYEDLTFGLPEIKTPKGVEAFLVDNRFIRISWDEVSDATEYIIYAKEDGGPREFIGSTELESFYFSAIEPRKNYSFEVKAVGEYGESKPSMETDEVSTGSRLDKVDEGRVVDKTTKDRSGNTAKVHVGLRERDDLTIDLTRGNLAGSEEVELSLPAKLLSRVDPVEIDIIGQDFYMSLDPSVFRSHRLHRNRMREDVGIKFEITETDSNDSDILNGYDLKAKEFLGSETNSIDYLSNDMDLSLEVDQQKANFRGLDDYKLKKYDKQNDEWKTLDSDRYTSDIEIRIDRLGTYSVIGSRGGGF from the coding sequence ATGAAAAAGTATCTTATATTAACTGTAATATTAATTCTAGTAATGACAGTATCATTTAGTGAATCTAGCTCTGTATATGCAGATGATAAAATCGAGATAAAACTACAAAAGAATGCAGATTCACATTTAGATACTGATGGGCATGAATATATCTTAAGAATAGAAGGGATAGAAGGGTCGATACGAGTTTATGATTCTGATGATGTAGAGATAGATGATACAAGGCCTAATGATCCATTTTCAAGATATAAGTTAAGTAAAGAAGATATAAATGATAGTGTTATTATCTACTCTGAAGGAGAAAGGTTAGCTGAGATAGAGACAGATATGCCTACTATTAACACTATGAACCCATCTCCTTCAGAAATACTAGCTCAAGATGATGACCTAAAAATTGATATAAACAACTTTGATATGTTAGATCAAGAAAAGCCAGAAGATAATATAGATGTTGATGCTGAAATCAGATCAAATATTGATGATTATGATATTGAACTTTATGATTTTGATACTAAAGGAAGTAATAGTTTTGAAATTAATTTAAAAAAAGATGAAAATGATATAGATGGTTTTGATAACAATAGTGTTGATTTTAAAATAGAATCTGAGTATTCAAATGCATTTCAAATTCACGACGATTTAGAATTAGAAGATGTAAATATAACTCCTAATATAGGAACAACAGAAACTTTTGTAAGAGCTACTTCAGAGGATTCTCTTTCAGGACATAGTGTATTTTTACAAAGAGAAGATGCTGATATTCCAGAGTTTTCTCAGGATAATAGAGCTGAAATATTAGACCATGGTTATGACGAAGATGAAGAGAAATACTTTTTGATCTTCGAAGTACCAAATTTAGAGACAGGTAACTATTATGATGTGATTATCACAAATGAAGTAGGTGAAGAAGGTGATCCATCTGGTGAGATATTTGAAAGTATTGACCTTGATGAAAACTTTTTGATTTTAGAAGAAAGACATCTTGGTGTAATTGATAGAGTTGAGGATGATAGTGGGCCACACACTGGGCAGGATGTTACCCTTCAAGGAAATCACCTTATAAACCTACATCCTGATGATCCATTTTTTGATAGTGGAGAACCTGAAGTTAATATAGAAGATAGTACTGAGCTAGTACTAAATTTCGAAGACTTTGAAGATACCTATTATCGTGGGAAAGAAGTTAAAAAAGTTAAAAGAGTAATTTCTGGTAATATCAATGAAGAAGGGTTTGAAAGTAAGAGTACAGATAGATTAAGGTTTAATGGTGCGGAATATGGAACAGGAAATTTAGATGTTAGAATTCCGTATTATCTTGTTGAAGAAGAAACCACTGTGAACTTTAGATTAGATTTTGAGACTATAATTACTCTAGAAGATGATGAAGGAGACAAAGAAGAAGTAGAACTTCACGAGGTTGTAACAAAGGAAGATGCTTATACTATTGAACCGGCTACTTTTTATCCTGAGATTTACGAAATATATCCTGATAGGATCCAAGTTGAAGAGACAGAAGAAGTGGGTACATATACTCCAACAGAAGATGAGCTATTATTTTCTGTACATGGTGAAGACTTTTTTGTAACTCGTTTTTCTGATGACGAAGGTAATACTGTGACAAGGTATCCAGTTATTCAACTTTCTACAGAAGATGAAGAATTTATTTTAAACCCCAATACTGAAGATATTGAAGTAGATGACGGTGACAATGGAGATGAAACAGATGTCAATGAATCTACAATAGAGAAAATAGTTAATAAATCAAATACAGATTTACATTTTGAAGTATTAAATGATGATGGAGAAGTAGTTGACGGAACAGATGGAAATGAACTAGGTTGTAAAATCTTAGTTTGGATAGAAGATACTGAAGATATTGAGTATACTATTTCAGAATCAGCTGTTGGTATTGCTGGTGATGAAAATCATCAAGATATGACTATTTATAACCCTGAAGAAGGTACTAGTTTTTACCCAAGAAGTACCACAGCACGAGATATTATAAACTTCATTCGTGATATAGATGATGATCAAGAACCAAGTATAACAAATGTTGAACCAGATGTAATAACAACAGAAGGTGGAAGTGAAATTACTATAGAAGGACGACACTTTCAACCAGGCGTTAGGGTCTTTCTAGATGGAGAAGAAATGAACAACATTGAACTATCAGGGGCAGGTAATGAGATTACCTTTACAGCACCACCTAATAGGGATGGTGAAACTCAAATACAGGTTATGAACCCTGATGGTGGAATAGATACTGAGTCTTTTATGTATGTAGAAACATATACTGAACCTCAAATAACAGATATATCCCCAAAAAAGGGAAGTCAAGGTGATTTAGTAGTAATGAAAGGTGAAAACTTCTTATCACCTGTTCCGATGAGTGGGGGAGAAGGTAGAAGTAGTATTAACTATTTACTAGGAACTAGAGTTACCTTTGATGGAGAAGATATTAATGATTACAATCGTGATGGACGAGGAAATATTGAACTAGAACCATATAAAGCAAATGAAGATCTTACTAAGTTACTCTATCAAGATGAAAATGGTAGGATCCAGCTAGCTGATTATTATCAAAGTGTAGTGTTACAAGATAATGAAAATAATTTTTATATACTTGAAAGTGAACAAGATGGTACAATCAGCCTACATGACGGTTCTGGGAATAGCTATGAAATAGAAGAACATATAGAATCTGACGATTATCTAAAGAAGTTTAATGTAAGTTCAGCTATACATGGAGAAGTAAGAATTGCTTTAGAAGAGTCTAGTTCTAAAGATAGGGTGCTAATACTAAATGATAATGATGATTATATAACAGAACTTGATGTAAAAACCCCTTATAAAACTGAAGATGGTGAGATTATTGGGGATAGAGTCTATGTTAATCATCAAGGACAGATTTCATTTAATGTATCAGAAGAACAACCAGGCTATTATGATGTAGGTGTAGAAAATCCTGATACTAGTCAATACATTGTAGAAGATGGGTTTGAATATATTTATGATCCGGGTGCTAACCCAGTAATTCATAATATAGTACCTTCTGAAGGATCTGTAGATGGTGGTTATGATATTGTTATTGAAGGTGAAGATTTTCAATATGGAACTGAAGTTTACATCTATGGAACCAAGGTACCTTCTGAAAATATTGATATTAACCCTAATGAAACAGAAATAAATGTTGATGTACCTCCATTTCCTGGGGACTTAGTTGGAGATTATGGCGTTACAAGGCTTTCTGTATCTGTGATTGTTTCTAATACAGAAATTGGTGGAAGTGATTATAAAAAAGATGGATTTACGTATATAATCCCTAGAAGTAACCCACAAATCTTAGATATAGCACCTGGAAGTGGAAACGCAGCAGGTGGAGAGATAGTAGAAATTATAGGATCTGATTTTAGATTTTATGAACCTTTTGAAGATGAAGATAGAACAGGTACATGGTCAGAAGGTGAAGAGTTTAGTGATCTAAATAATAGCGGTAGATGGGATGATTTCAGAGATTTTTCACTTAATCAATTAGATAACTACTTAATACATCAATTTTACATCGATCATCTTGATGAAGATGATATTGATGAGGATAAATACACGAAAGATTATACTACTAATGAATGGAAAGACCTAGATGAAGTTAAATATCAAGATATAGTAAAAGAAACAGAAAAGAATTTAGTTAACAAGTTTGAAGACTATTTAATTTATTATAATTACATGAAAGAAGTAGAGTCAGAAGATCGAGAATATAGAGACTATACAATTACTGAATGGCTAGATATCCTAGAAGACAAAGACGGAGCTCAGGGCGATGAAATTACTCAAAAAGAGCTATTAAATGAAGCAAAAGAGAATATAGATAAAGATATAGAAGATGAATTACCAGATGAAGTAACTGAAGATATTACAACTAAAAAATTTGATGAACTAGTAAAACCAGTTCTACCTCAAGTGTTTTTTGGTAGAGAGTCTGCAGAGATTATAGATTTTGAAGGAGGGTATTTACAGGTTGAAACTCCAGACCATCCTGCAGAAGAGGTTCGGGTACAAGTATTAAATAATGATGGAGGTATTACAGATCCTGACTTCTTTATATTTGAAGAATCAGATCCAACTATAGAGGACCTTCTTCCATCAGTTGGACACATTGATGGAAGAGACCGGATAACATTATTTGGTGAAAACTTTTATCCAACTGAAATGGATATTTATAATGAAGATCTAGAAGTTGAAACTAAAGAGATGCCGATGGTACGCTTTGGTGATATAACTAATAGAGATATTCCAATTGGTGAAGATAATAGTGGAAGGATTGAAGGTAGAAGAACCACAGTGGAGCTAAAGGGTGGTCTAAGAGTCGAATACAATGCAGAAAGTGAAGAACTCACTTTGAGTATTGAAGATGATAATACTTATGAAAAAACATTTCCTTATAGTGGAGGGGATAAATATATTCCAGTAGACCTTTTACAAAATTCAAATAACTATGATGGTTTTGAATTAATAAGAGTTGAAGTTCAAGATAGACGTTTATTTGTTGAACGAGGATATGCACCTGAAACTGAAATTGTAGGAGACGGAGAAGTAGATATTTATATCCCTTCATATCATACAGCAGAAGAAGCGTTACTTCAGTATATTAATCCTGATGGTGGTATGGATTCAATTGAGTTTGAATACTTAAGACCAGATAGTAATCCAGTTATTGATAATATTACTAGTCAAGGTGAAGATCCAGAGATCAGTGAACGGGATGATGAAGTAATTGAAGTAGTTAAAGTTGATGAGTCTGGAGGTCATATTATAAGTGTTGAAGGAGAGGACCTAAGAGAAGGTGCTACTGTAGAAATTTCTAATATAGCAAAAATTCAACCTGAAGATATAGACTATGATGCACCAGATAGCTTAACTTTTGAAATGCCAGAAGTTATGGATGAAGAAGGTTTACATGAATTAAGGGTTATAAATGAGGACGGAGGACATGCTTCTTCTGTAGATGCAGCTCCTTCTATCTATATAGAAGTTTTAAGTCCAGATTCTAATCCAGGAATATTTGAAGTAGAACCAGATTTAGGTCCTGTATTTGGTGGAACTCATATAACAATTTATGGTGAAGAGTTTTTAGAAGGTCTAAGAGTATTCTTTGATGAAGAGAAAGTTTCAGTTGACAATGTAGATTATATAGATGATCAAACGATAGAAGTTACTACTCCACCTGGTGACACTGGTGAGACTATAATCTCAATTGAAAACCCAGATGGAGCGTTTTCAGATCCTAGAGGAGTCTTTACCTATATTAGTGCACCAGATATTATGTCAATAGTAGATCCTGACAATACTAATGATCGTATAAACACTATTAGTATGGAAGGTGACGAAGAAATAAAACTACAGGGTGATAATTTTGAAGAGGGGACACAAGTCTTTTTTGACCCTGCTCTAACAGAAGAAGAAAATGGTGAAGAACTATATATCAAAGAAGAGACTTATTATTTAGAAGATGGTAATGAAGCAGCTAATGTAGAATATATTGACTCTAAAAGGTTAGTTGTTACCACTCCAGAAGGAAAGCGTGATACTAGTGGTGTGATAGTTGTTAATCCTGATGGTGGTGCAAGTGCCATTTATGAAGATCTAACCTTTGGCCTACCGGAAATTAAAACACCTAAAGGTGTAGAGGCTTTCTTAGTTGACAATAGGTTTATTAGAATTAGCTGGGATGAGGTCTCTGATGCAACTGAATATATAATTTATGCTAAAGAAGATGGAGGGCCTAGAGAATTTATTGGCTCAACAGAACTTGAAAGTTTTTATTTTAGTGCTATTGAACCAAGAAAAAATTATTCGTTCGAAGTTAAAGCAGTAGGAGAATATGGTGAGTCAAAACCCTCTATGGAAACAGATGAAGTTAGTACCGGAAGTAGGTTAGATAAAGTTGATGAAGGTAGGGTTGTTGATAAAACTACAAAAGATCGATCAGGTAATACAGCTAAAGTACATGTAGGGCTTAGAGAAAGAGATGATCTTACTATAGACCTTACTAGAGGAAACCTAGCAGGAAGTGAAGAGGTAGAACTTAGCTTACCGGCTAAATTACTTTCACGTGTTGACCCAGTAGAGATAGATATTATAGGACAAGATTTCTATATGTCATTAGACCCTAGTGTTTTTAGAAGTCATAGATTACACAGAAATAGAATGAGAGAAGATGTCGGTATCAAATTTGAAATAACAGAAACTGATTCTAATGATAGTGATATATTAAATGGCTATGATCTAAAAGCTAAAGAGTTTTTAGGAAGTGAAACTAACTCTATAGATTATTTATCTAACGATATGGATTTATCATTAGAAGTAGATCAACAGAAAGCAAACTTTAGAGGATTAGATGACTATAAGCTAAAGAAATATGATAAACAAAATGATGAATGGAAGACTTTAGATAGTGATAGATATACAAGTGATATAGAAATAAGAATTGACAGGTTAGGCACATACTCTGTAATTGGCTCTAGGGGGGGAGGATTTTAA